A genomic region of Cannabis sativa cultivar Pink pepper isolate KNU-18-1 chromosome 1, ASM2916894v1, whole genome shotgun sequence contains the following coding sequences:
- the LOC133035530 gene encoding uncharacterized protein LOC133035530, whose translation MVQSMHTGKFLKFRGDEAWESLENLSVNSQQWNCQDPRSKASNTRKRGGIYDVKDDVDIKTSLANLTRRVEAMSLSQSMNTPIHRNEICSLCYSTSHSAQSCPSLPIYQEAFSEEVNALQTYGKSSDSPFSQSYNPNWRNHPNFSWRQNQPPRNQGHQYNSPNQSHAQPYMSYPQQQRKPSLEDTLQQFMQTTQQDLHTSSQSMLRLETQIGQLATIVVEREKEKLPSQLIPNPKSQYEISTSRLIEEANSISILRSGKIIEKLDYISQPDAKMNTDSLKENEKSQPESSHSKDSVEKMSQTLSFIPKAPFPQRLVPIKRGSKYGDILEVFKQVNINIPFLDVIKQIPAYSNFLKDLCTANRNTNVPKKLADRSIKIPRESQSLPRPQKLFRPPDWDIPFDPGKLRSKWTGIFSVRTVLRSC comes from the coding sequence ATGGTACAATCAATGCACACtggaaaatttttgaaatttagagGGGATGAGGCTTGGGAGTCTCTTGAGAATCTTTCTGTAAATTCTCAACAGTGGAATTGCCAAGATCCTAGATCGAAAGCTTCCAACACACGTAAGAGAGGTGGAATTTACGATGTCAAAGATGACGTAGATATTAAAACATCATTAGCAAATCTAACTAGGAGAGTTGAAGCTATGTCATTAAGTCAATCCATGAATACTCCTATACATAGGAATGAAATTTGTTCCTTATGCTATAGTACAAGTCATAGTGCCCAGTCATGTCCATCATTGCCTATATACCAAGAGGCATTTTCTGAAGAAGTGAACGCTCTTCAAACTTATGGGAAATCATCTGATAGCCCATTTTCTCAATCCTACAATCCAAATTGGAGAAATCATCCAAATTTTTCTTGGAGACAGAATCAGCCTCCAAGGAACCAGGGGCACCAATACAACTCACCCAATCAGAGTCATGCCCAACCATATATGTCATATCCTCAACAACAAAGAAAACCATCTTTAGAGGATACCCTACAACAGTTCATGCAAACCACCCAACAAGATTTACACACAAGTTCTCAATCTATGCTAAGGCTTGAGACACAAATTGGTCAGCTTGCTACTATTGTAGTTGAAAGGGAAAAGGAAAAACTTCCCAGTCAACTCATTCCCAATCCAAAGAGCCAGTATGAGATAAGTACATCTAGACTTATTGAAGAAGCTAATTCAATTTCTATCCTTAGgtctggaaaaattattgaaaaactTGATTACATATCTCAACCTGATGCTAAAATGAACACTGACTCgttaaaagaaaatgaaaagagtCAGCCTGAAAGCTCACATTCCAAAGACTCGGTTGAAAAAATGAGTCAAACTTTGTCGTTCATTCCAAAAGCTCCATTCCCACAGAGATTGGTCCCAATCAAAAGAGGTAGTAAGTATGGTGACATCTTAGAGGTATTCAAGCAAGTAAATATAAATATCCCTTTCTTAGATGTCATTAAGCAAATACCTGCGtactcaaattttttaaaagatctGTGTACTGCAAATAGAAACACCAATGTTCCGAAAAAGTTAGCAGATCGATCTATTAAAATTCCTAGAGAATCACAATCACTCCCTAGACCACAAAAGTTATTTCGACCTCCTGATTGGGACATTCCTTTTGATCCCGGTAAGTTACGTTCTAAATGGACTGGAATATTTTCTGTTCGTACTGTTTTACGGAGCTGTTGA